A stretch of Cicer arietinum cultivar CDC Frontier isolate Library 1 chromosome 5, Cicar.CDCFrontier_v2.0, whole genome shotgun sequence DNA encodes these proteins:
- the LOC101489967 gene encoding RPM1 interacting protein 13-like, with product MTTARKLSRKRVRKTPVRSEPQEFESPIRAIACLKKIDDIKRFEETDDCFILGFDPTDTTPISFDLSSKPNNKDSDDLCVLGEKGKIALRDYPHSRHLCLKFPFKTTSRESYCDKCYCYVCDSAAPCKYWTLSRHCNAENIGSWNNQRKLRQRVR from the exons ATGACGACGGCAAGGAAATTGTCTCGTAAAAGGGTTCGTAAAACTCCAGTGCGATCAGAACCACAAGAGTTCGAAAGTCCAATCAGGGCCATCGCTTGTCTCAAAAAAATCGACGACATCAAGCGTTTCGAGGAAACCGACGATTGCTTCATCCTAGGTTTTGATCCTACCGACACCACTCCTATCTCGTTTGATCTTTCCTCCAAACCTAACAACAAAGATTCCGACGATCTCTGCGTTCTTGGTGAAAAGGGCAAG ATAGCCCTAAGAGATTATCCTCACTCAAGACATCTATGTCTCAAATTTCCATTCAAGACCACTTCTCGTGAAAGCTATTGTGATAAG TGCTACTGTTATGTTTGTGATTCTGCTGCACCATGTAAGTATTGGACCCTTTCCAGGCATTGCAATGCAGAGAATATTGGTTCCTGGAATAATCAGAGGAAACTGAGGCAGCGAGTTcgttaa
- the LOC101489645 gene encoding caffeic acid 3-O-methyltransferase, which yields MGSTVETQITPTNVSDEEAALFAMQLASASVLPMVLKSALELDLLEIIAKAGPAAHLSPYEIASQLPTNNPDAPVMLDRILRLLACYNILTCSLTTLHDGKVQRLYGLATVAKYLVKNEDGVSISALNLMNQDKILMESWYHLKDAVLEGGIPFNKAYGMTAFEYHGTDPRFNKVFNKGMSDHSTITMKKILEIYTGFEGLKSLVDVGGGTGAVINTIVSKYPTIKGINFDLPHVIEDAPSYQGVEHVGGDMFASIPKADAVFMKWICHDWSDEHCLKFLKNCYEALPDNGKVIVAECILPVAPDSSLATKGVVHIDVIMLAHNPGGKERTEKEFEALAKSAGFQGFKVFCSAFNTYIMEFLKKV from the exons ATGGGTTCAACAGTTGAGACACAAATAACACCAACTAATGTATCCGATGAAGAGGCAGCACTATTTGCTATGCAACTAGCAAGTGCTTCTGTTCTACCAATGGTTCTAAAATCAGCACTTGAACTTGATCTCTTAGAAATCATTGCCAAAGCTGGTCCTGCTGCTCATCTTTCACCCTATGAGATTGCTTCTCAACTACCAACAAATAATCCTGATGCACCTGTTATGTTGGATCGTATTTTGCGTTTATTGGCTTGTTACAATATCCTTACTTGTTCTTTAACTACTCTTCATGATGGAAAGGTTCAAAGACTCTATGGTCTTGCTACTGTTGCTAAATATTTGGTTAAGAATGAAGATGGTGTTTCTATTTCTGCTCTTAACCTCATGAATCAAGATAAAATCCTCATGGAAAGCTG GTACCACTTGAAAGATGCAGTCCTTGAAGGGGGAATTCCATTCAACAAAGCTTATGGAATGACAGCCTTTGAATATCATGGGACAGATCCAAGGTTTAACAAGGTTTTCAACAAAGGGATGTCTGATCACTCTACTATCACAATGAAGAAAATTCTTGAGATCTACACAGGTTTTGAGGGCCTTAAATCTCTAGTTGATGTAGGTGGTGGTACTGGAGCTGTAATAAACACCATTGTCTCAAAGTATCCTACTATTAAGGGCATTAATTTTGATTTGCCCCATGTAATTGAGGATGCTCCATCTTATCAAG GAGTGGAACATGTTGGTGGAGACATGTTTGCAAGCATTCCAAAGGCTGATGCTGTTTTCATGAAG TGGATTTGTCATGACTGGAGTGATGAGCACTGCTTGAAGTTTTTGAAGAACTGTTATGAGGCACTTCCAGACAATGGAAAAGTGATTGTGGCAGAATGCATTCTTCCAGTGGCTCCAGACTCAAGCTTGGCAACAAAAGGTGTGGTTCACATTGATGTGATCATGTTGGCTCATAATCCAGGTGGAAAAGAGAGAACAGAGAAAGAGTTTGAGGCACTTGCTAAAAGTGCTGGATTCCAAGGTTTCAAAGTTTTCTGTTCTGCTTTCAACACATACATCATGGAATTTCTTAAGAAGGTCTAA
- the LOC101488991 gene encoding protein DOWNY MILDEW RESISTANCE 6 → MDTKVLSSGIRYSKLPESYIRPESDRPRLSEVSKFEGVPIIDLGSHNRTQIVQLIGEACSSYGFFQVINHGVPLEALKETAEVAYEFFNLPVEEKLKLYSDDPSKTMRLSTSFNVNKEKVHNWRDYLRLHCYPLENYVPEWPSNPPSFKEAVANYCKVVRELGLRIEEYVSESLGLEKDYIRNALGEQGQHMAVNYYPPCPQPELTYGLPGHTDPNALTILLQDLHVAGLQVLKDGNWLAVHPHPDAFVINIGDQIQALSNGLYKSVWHRAVVNVDKPRLSVASFLCPDNEALICPAKPLTEDGSGAVYRGYTYAEYYSKFWSRNLDQDHCLELFKNKLP, encoded by the exons ATGGACACGAAGGTGCTTTCATCCGGAATCCGTTATTCAAAATTACCCGAAAGTTATATCCGACCCGAATCCGATCGACCCCGTCTTTCTGAAGTCTCTAAGTTCGAAGGTGTTCCTATCATCGATTTGGGTTCTCACAATAGAACTCAGATTGTGCAGCTAATTGGTGAAGCATGCAGCTCCTATGGTTTTTTCCAG GTAATTAATCATGGGGTGCCTCTAGAAGCATTGAAGGAAACAGCAGAGGTGGCATATGAATTCTTCAATTTGCCAGTGGAGGAGAAGCTGAAGTTGTATTCAGATGATCCCTCAAAGACAATGAGACTATCTACAAGTTTTAATGTGAACAAAGAGAAGGTGCATAATTGGAGAGACTACCTTAGACTCCATTGCTATCCTTTGGAAAATTATGTTCCAGAATGGCCTTCTAATCCTCCTTCATTCAA AGAAGCAGTGGCAAATTACTGCAAAGTAGTTAGGGAATTGGGGTTGAGAATAGAAGAATACGTATCAGAGAGTTTGGGCCTAGAAAAAGATTACATAAGGAATGCTTTAGGAGAACAAGGGCAGCACATGGCAGTGAACTATTATCCACCATGCCCACAACCAGAACTTACCTATGGATTGCCAGGGCACACAGACCCAAATGCACTTACAATTCTCCTCCAAGATCTTCATGTTGCTGGCCTCCAAGTTCTCAAAGATGGCAACTGGCTTGCGGTTCATCCTCACCCTGACGCCTTTGTCATTAACATAGGTGATCAAATTCAG GCTTTAAGTAATGGGCTCTATAAGAGTGTTTGGCACCGGGCTGTTGTGAATGTTGATAAGCCAAGACTTTCTGTGGCTTCCTTTCTCTGCCCAGATAATGAAGCATTGATATGTCCTGCTAAGCCACTCACAGAAGATGGATCTGGAGCCGTATACAGAGGATATACATATGCAGAATACTATAGCAAGTTTTGGAGTAGGAACTTGGACCAAGATCATTGTTTGGAACTTTTTAAGAACAAGTTACCTTAA
- the LOC101490620 gene encoding nascent polypeptide-associated complex subunit alpha-like protein 2 has protein sequence MSPGPVIDATADGLDQQLPSVDDSLLKKKTLPQEEDDAPVVEDDDDKDESDDDDDDDDDKEDGAQGGTESSKQSRSEKKSRKAMLKLGLKPITGVSRVTIKRTKNILFFISKPDVFKSPNSETYVIFGEAKIEDLSSQLQTQAAQQFRMPDMGSIMGKQEQGAVEDGAQPEEEEEVDETGVEAHDIDLVMTQAGVSRSKAVKALKNHNGDIVGAIMELTN, from the exons ATGTCTCCAGGTCCCGTTATTGACGCTACCGCCGACGGACTCGACCAGCAACTTCCCTCCGTCGACGACTCACTCCTCAAGAAGAAAACTCTTCCTCAG GAAGAAGACGACGCTCCTGTTGTTGAGGACGACGACGACAAAGACGAATCTGATGACGACGATGACGATGATGATGACAAGGAAGACGGCGCTCAAG GTGGTACTGAAAGTTCAAAGCAAAGCAGAAGTGAAAAGAAGAGTCGAAAAGCAATGCTGAAGCTCGGACTAAAGCCCATTACTGGTGTTAGTAGGGTAACAATCAAGAGAACAAAAAAT ATCCTTTTTTTCATCTCCAAACCTGATGTCTTCAAAAGTCCAAATTCTGAGACCTACGTTATATTTGGGGAGGCGAAAATAGAGGACTTAAGCTCTCAGTTGCAGACGCAAGCTGCTCAACAGTTCAGGATGCCAGATATGGGATCTATTATGGGAAAACAAGAACAAGGTGCTGTAGAGGATGGAGCACAGCCTGAAGAGGAAGAGGAGGTCGATGAAACTGGTGTGGAAGCCCACGACATTGATCTTGTAATGACACAGGCAGGAGTGTCGAGAAGCAAGGCTGTCAAGGCTCTCAAGAATCACAATGGGGACATTGTTGGTGCCATCATGgaactaactaattaa
- the LOC101490301 gene encoding nascent polypeptide-associated complex subunit alpha-like protein 2 gives MAPGPVIDAPTEPQLEQQLPSLDETTHKKIPLPQEEDDAPVVEDVKDDDKDEADDDEDDDDDEDDDDKEDGAQGGAEGSKQSRSEKKSRKAMLKLGLKPVTGVSRVTIKRTKNILFFISKPDVFKSPNSETYVIFGEAKIEDLSSQLQTQAAQQFRMPDMGSVMAKQDQGAAAAIQPEEEEEEVDETGVEPHDIDLVMTQAGVSRSKAVKALKTHNGDIVGAIMELTT, from the exons ATGGCTCCTGGTCCCGTTATTGATGCACCCACTGAACCCCAACTCGAACAACAACTTCCCTCCCTCGATGAAACTACTCACAAGAAAATACCCCTACCCCAG GAGGAGGACGATGCTCCCGTTGTTGAGGACGTGAAAGATGACGACAAAGATGAAGCAGATGACGATGAAgacgatgatgatgatgaggaCGACGATGACAAAGAAGACGGTGCTCAAG GTGGTGCTGAGGGTTCAAAACAAAGCCGAAGTGAGAAGAAGAGTAGAAAAGCAATGTTGAAGCTTGGACTGAAACCTGTCACTGGCGTTAGTAGGGTCACAATCAAGAGAACCAAAAAT ATTCTTTTCTTTATCTCAAAACCTGATGTTTTCAAGAGTCCAAATTCTGAGACTTACGTCATATTTGGGGAAGCGAAAATAGAGGACTTGAGCTCTCAGTTGCAGACACAAGCTGCCCAGCAGTTCAGGATGCCAGATATGGGATCTGTAATGGCAAAACAAGATCAAGGTGCGGCAGCTGCGATACAACCTGAGGAGGAAGAGGAAGAGGTTGATGAAACTGGTGTGGAGCCCCATGACATTGATTTGGTCATGACTCAGGCAGGAGTGTCCAGGAGCAAGGCCGTCAAGGCTCTCAAGACTCACAATGGCGACATTGTTGGTGCCATTATGGAGCTCACTACTTAA
- the LOC101489318 gene encoding RPM1 interacting protein 13-like has translation MAQEYDESLVVSSPTREETPVRAVVCLKRKEDVKRFEETEECFILDFDPFDSLDISKLSLKDNKNNHDDNDISIIAEKGQVACRDYPHARHLCIEFPFTTTPHESFCEMCYCYVCDSVAPCKYWTQAVDPHCDADGSDYWEDQRYEYKHNLAKEETH, from the exons ATGGCGCAAGAGTATGACGAAAGTTTAGTCGTTTCTTCGCCAACGAGGGAGGAAACTCCAGTCAGAGCAGTGGTTTGTCTCAAAAGAAAAGAGGATGTCAAACGTTTTGAGGAAACTGAGGAATGTTTCATCTTAGATTTCGACCCATTTGATTCTCTTGACATATCAAAGCTTTCCTTAAAAGACAACAAGAATAACCATGATGATAACGATATCTCTATTATTGCTGAAAAAGGTCAA GTAGCTTGCAGAGATTACCCGCATGCAAGACATTTGTGTATTGAATTTCCCTTCACCACTACACCTCACGAAAGTTTCTGTGAAATG TGTTACTGTTATGTATGTGATTCTGTTGCTCCTTGTAAGTACTGGACACAAGCTGTGGATCCACATTGTGATGCTGATGGTTCTGACTACTGGGAAGATCAGAGATACGAGTATAAACATAATTTAGCTAAAGAAGAGACTCACTAG
- the LOC101491463 gene encoding peroxidase 5-like, whose product MYPKKLNYVITILVIYFLNVSAHSQLEVGFYSYSCGMAELIVKDEVRKSFNKNPGIAAGLVRMHFHDCFIRGCDASVLLDSTPSNTAEKDSPANKPSLRGFEVIDNAKAKLEAVCNGTVSCADIIAFAARDSVELAGGIGYDVPAGRRDGKISLASDTRTDLPPPTFNVNQLTQLFAKKGLTQEEMVTLSGAHTIGRAHCSAFSNRLYNFSSTLKQDPNLDSSYVPLLKRQCPQGNTNPNLAVPMDPSSPGTADVGYYINILEDRGLFTSDQTLLTNTGTARQVNKNARNPYLWADKFADAMVKMGQIGVLTGNAGEIRTNCRMVNS is encoded by the exons ATGTATCCAAAAAAACTTAACTATGTAATTACTATTttggttatatattttttgaatgtaAGTGCTCATTCTCAATTGGAAGTTGGGTTTTATAGCTATTCATGTGGTATGGCTGAGCTCATTGTAAAAGATGAGGTCAGAAAAAGTTTCAATAAGAATCCTGGAATTGCTGCTGGGCTTGTAAGAATGCATTTTCATGATTGCTTTATCAGA GGGTGTGATGCATCAGTACTTCTAGATTCTACTCCCTCAAACACTGCAGAAAAAGACTCTCCAGCCAATAAACCAAGTCTCAGAGGGTTTGAAGTTATTGATAATGCCAAGGCTAAACTTGAAGCAGTATGCAACGGAACTGTTTCATGTGCTGACATAATTGCATTTGCAGCAAGGGATAGTGTGGAGTTA GCTGGAGGGATTGGCTATGATGTTCCTGCAGGAAGAAGGGATGGGAAAATATCACTAGCATCAGATACAAGAACAGATTTACCTCCTCCAACTTTCAATGTTAACCAACTAACTCAACTCTTTGCAAAGAAGGGGTTAACACAAGAAGAAATGGTCACTCTCTCTG GAGCACATACCATTGGACGTGCTCATTGCTCCGCTTTCAGCAACAGATTATACAACTTCAGCAGCACTTTAAAACAGGATCCAAATTTAGATTCATCATATGTACCACTTTTGAAGAGGCAGTGTCCACAAGGCAACACAAACCCAAACTTGGCGGTACCAATGGACCCTTCTAGCCCTGGAACTGCAGATGTAGGGTACTATATTAATATCTTAGAGGATAGAGGCTTGTTCACATCTGATCAGACTCTCTTAACTAACACTGGAACAGCTAGGCAAGTTAATAAAAATGCTAGGAATCCCTATCTATGGGCAGACAAATTTGCAGATGCAATGGTGAAGATGGGGCAAATTGGTGTCTTGACAGGTAATGCTGGAGAGATCAGAACAAATTGCAGGATGGTCAATAGCTAG